In the genome of Roseovarius sp. Pro17, the window GACCTCACCCGTGTACGGGCTGATGATCGGATCCTTGTTCAGGTCGTAAAAGCGCTGTTCGGTCGTCGGGCACAGCCGCTTGACGCCCCATTCTGCCTTAGGCATGTACGTCCCTTTCAAATATGGTGTCTTGCATGCGATCTGCGCCACCTGCCATAACAGGGCAAAGGTGTCAAAGCCTTTAAGACAAAGCACCCGCAGCGACAGTCAGGCATATGGGCGATCATTTCCTTTCCGGCAACCCCCCGATTGCACTGACACTGCGCCGCTCGGCGCGGGCGCGGCGCATATCCTTGCGCGTCAGCGCGCTGGATGGACGCGTCACTCTGACATTGCCAAAGGGCCTGCCCGAGCGCGAGGCGCTGGATTTCGCCCGCTCTAAACAGGACTGGCTGCAAGGGCATCTGGCCGATCGCGTGCCCGAGGTGATCGTTGCGCCCGGCGCCGACATCCCGGTCGAGGGGCGGATGCTGCGGCTGGAGGCAGGCACCGGGCGGCGCGTGTTCCCGTCAGGCGACACACTGCTGGTGCCGGGCGGCCAGCCTGCCCGCCTGCAAGCCTGGCTTAGGACGCTCGCCCGTGAACGGCTGGTGGCGGCGTCTGATCGCTACGCTGCGGCGTTAGGCCGCCCCTATGGCCGCATTACCCTGCGCGATACGCGGTCCCGCTGGGGGTCTTGTTCGTCCTCGGCGGGCC includes:
- a CDS encoding SprT family zinc-dependent metalloprotease, producing the protein MGDHFLSGNPPIALTLRRSARARRISLRVSALDGRVTLTLPKGLPEREALDFARSKQDWLQGHLADRVPEVIVAPGADIPVEGRMLRLEAGTGRRVFPSGDTLLVPGGQPARLQAWLRTLARERLVAASDRYAAALGRPYGRITLRDTRSRWGSCSSSAGLSYSWRLIMAPPDVLDYVAAHEVAHLEQMNHSPAFWALVAALMPDYQTHRKWLRQNGTGLHRYRFD